In the genome of Magnolia sinica isolate HGM2019 chromosome 2, MsV1, whole genome shotgun sequence, one region contains:
- the LOC131236821 gene encoding probable RNA helicase SDE3 isoform X2, which yields MSCFLEILRCILCCEEDGSEERMRHHYEVLARSSSPPRFHQRISQGTSNYWSSAPIIMSKPESIEKPRVAPPKIFSSPSQSIQPRTSVDPAARAAPPKLISSPSQLIQPRNSVDPAARVAPPKVISSPSQLIQPRNSVDPAARVAPPKVISSPSQLIQPSNSVDPAARVAPPKVISSPSQLIQPRNSVDPSALVAPPKAISSPSQSIQPSNSVDPAVKNLISERDCRNQSLVGLARAGSHKESLAKQPGASRNLTTPSSPSLPVPERNLVDPSSRLSKLDQQKKLLGSLSGSDQLKRSPASLPGLDLPKKPPESPNTAVLRKPLSPSTYKDYFAALLYSEDYHLEKWSNFLLKEVNLKLHEESMSNKSRKSSKTVYRIEQSDENERVQKEKKVYVAFEIDSIPERRPYLLSRDFVFVQPSGKNVKPFKGIISRVMKSKIVLVEFGRDFHSQYSSTHTYDVSFSFNRVCLKRFHQAIEAAVDPSFGNFLFPDLFPRCRHIPPTPQNFTFRNLDLEQMSALRHILNFSGPPYLVIEKSWCRRRTSSSDSSEETEETRTEQVIREAILHIYRSSQDTRILITAPTNSTCDLVMKGLQKVIPDMEMFRANAAFRGLEDVLDDILPSTFYEGECFICPPLQDLCKFKVITSTFVSSFRLRNAGINAGHFTHIFMIDASFATEPETMITLANLANESTAVVVTGSPTVHPGWIRSDIAQRHGLKRSYLERLLQSKPYSSCDPMFVAHL from the exons ATGTCGTGTTTTCTCGAAATCTTGCGATGCATCCTTTGCTGTGAAGAAGACGGTAGCGAGGAAAGGATGCGCCACCATTACGAAGTTTTGGCTAGAAGTTCCTCACCACCCCGTTTTCATCAGAGGATTTCACAAGGCACATCGAACTACTGGAGCTCTGCTCCGATTATCATGTCCAAGCCGGAATCCATCGAAAAGCCAAGGGTGGCACCACCAAAAATCTTCTCCTCCCCTTCTCAATCGATTCAACCGAGGACTTCAGTAGATCCAGCTGCACGGGCGGCACCACCAAAACTCATCTCCTCCCCATCTCAATTGATTCAGCCGAGGAATTCAGTAGATCCAGCTGCACGGGTGGCACCACCAAAAGTCATCTCTTCCCCTTCTCAATTGATTCAGCCGAGGAATTCAGTAGATCCAGCTGCGCGGGTGGCACCACCAAAAGTCATATCTTCCCCTTCTCAATTGATTCAGCCTAGTAATTCAGTAGATCCAGCTGCGCGGGTGGCACCACCAAAAGTCATCTCTTCCCCTTCTCAATTGATTCAGCCGAGGAATTCAGTAGATCCAAGTGCGCTGGTGGCACCACCAAAAGCTATATCTTCCCCTTCTCAATCGATTCAGCCTAGTAATTCAGTAGATCCAGCTGTCAAGAATTTGATCAGCGAAAGAGACTGCCGGAATCAGTCTCTGGTCGGCTTGGCTCGGGCAGGATCTCATAAAGAATCACTGGCAAAGCAACCTGGAGCATCTAGGAATTTGACCACACCTTCCTCACCTTCTCTCCCAGTTCCTGAAAGGAATTTAGTAGATCCGTCCAGCAGGCTGTCTAAGCTGGATCAGCAGAAAAAGCTACTGGGATCACTCTCTGGATCGGATCAACTGAAAAGGTCACCAGCATCACTGCCCGGGTTGGATCTACCAAAAAAGCCACCTGAATCGCCGAACACGGCAG TTCTGAGGAAGCCGTTATCTCCATCAACTTACAAGGACTATTTTGCTGCTTTGCTCTATTCTGAGGACTACCACCTTGag AAATGGAGTAATTTCCTCCTCAAAGAAGTCAATCTAAAGTTGCATGAAGAGTCGATGTCTAACAAATCACGGAAGAGCAGCAAAACAGTCTACCGCATAGAGCAGAGTGATGAAAATGAGAGAGTTCAGAAGGAAAAGAAGGTTTATGTAGCCTTTGAGATAGATTCCATTCCTGAGAGGCGACCCTATCTTCTATCAAGGGACTTTGTCTTTGTACAACCTTCTGGCAAGAATGTTAAACCCTTCAAG GGTATTATCTCACGGGTGATGAAGAGCAAGATTGTGTTAGTGGAATTTGGACGCGATTTTCATTCGCAATATTCATCAACACACACATATGATGTCAGCTTCTCCTTCAACAGGGTCTGCTTAAAGCGTTTCCACCAAGCAATCGAAGCTGCTGTAGATCCTTCATTTGGGAACTTCCTCTTCCCCGATCTTTTCCCTAGATGCAGACATATCCCACCAACTCCCCAAAATTTTACATTCCGAAATCTTGATTTAGAACAGATGTCAGCCCTACGCCATATACTAAATTTCAGTGGTCCACCTTATCTTGTCATTGAGAAATCATGGTGCAGGCGGAGAACCAGTTCATCGGATTCCTCCGAAGAGACCGAAGAGACAAGAACTGAACAAGTTATACGTGAAGCAATTCTCCATATTTACAGAAGTTCTCAAGACACCCGAATTCTCATAACCGCTCCTACAAACAGCACCTGTGACTTGGTGATGAAAGGCTTGCAGAAAGTGATCCCGGACATGGAAATGTTTCGAGCTAATGCAGCCTTTCGAGGGTTAGAGGATGTGCTGGATGACATCCTCCCTTCAACCTTCTATGAAGGGGAGTGCTTCATATGTCCTCCACTCCAAGATCTTTGTAAATTTAAGGTGATCACATCGACTTTCGTAAGTAGTTTCAGGCTTCGTAATGCAGGAATCAATGCGGGCCATTTCACTCATATATTCATGATCGACGCTTCTTTTGCCACGGAGCCTGAAACGATGATCACTCTTGCGAATCTGGCCAATGAATCGACAGCTGTAGTGGTCACCGGTTCTCCAACAGTTCATCCAGGTTGGATACGTTCAGATATAGCTCAGAGACATGGATTGAAAAGATCATATTTGGAGAGGCTTCTACAGAGCAAGCCATATTCGAGCTGTGATCCCATGTTCGTTGCACATCTGTGA
- the LOC131236821 gene encoding probable RNA helicase SDE3 isoform X1, producing MSCFLEILRCILCCEEDGSEERMRHHYEVLARSSSPPRFHQRISQGTSNYWSSAPIIMSKPESIEKPRVAPPKIFSSPSQSIQPRTSVDPAARAAPPKLISSPSQLIQPRNSVDPAARVAPPKVISSPSQLIQPRNSVDPAARVAPPKVISSPSQLIQPSNSVDPAARVAPPKVISSPSQLIQPRNSVDPSALVAPPKAISSPSQSIQPSNSVDPAVKNLISERDCRNQSLVGLARAGSHKESLAKQPGASRNLTTPSSPSLPVPERNLVDPSSRLSKLDQQKKLLGSLSGSDQLKRSPASLPGLDLPKKPPESPNTAGRQKSPLPTYEIPEKFEDLIKKDKVPAVLRKPLSPSTYKDYFAALLYSEDYHLEKWSNFLLKEVNLKLHEESMSNKSRKSSKTVYRIEQSDENERVQKEKKVYVAFEIDSIPERRPYLLSRDFVFVQPSGKNVKPFKGIISRVMKSKIVLVEFGRDFHSQYSSTHTYDVSFSFNRVCLKRFHQAIEAAVDPSFGNFLFPDLFPRCRHIPPTPQNFTFRNLDLEQMSALRHILNFSGPPYLVIEKSWCRRRTSSSDSSEETEETRTEQVIREAILHIYRSSQDTRILITAPTNSTCDLVMKGLQKVIPDMEMFRANAAFRGLEDVLDDILPSTFYEGECFICPPLQDLCKFKVITSTFVSSFRLRNAGINAGHFTHIFMIDASFATEPETMITLANLANESTAVVVTGSPTVHPGWIRSDIAQRHGLKRSYLERLLQSKPYSSCDPMFVAHL from the exons ATGTCGTGTTTTCTCGAAATCTTGCGATGCATCCTTTGCTGTGAAGAAGACGGTAGCGAGGAAAGGATGCGCCACCATTACGAAGTTTTGGCTAGAAGTTCCTCACCACCCCGTTTTCATCAGAGGATTTCACAAGGCACATCGAACTACTGGAGCTCTGCTCCGATTATCATGTCCAAGCCGGAATCCATCGAAAAGCCAAGGGTGGCACCACCAAAAATCTTCTCCTCCCCTTCTCAATCGATTCAACCGAGGACTTCAGTAGATCCAGCTGCACGGGCGGCACCACCAAAACTCATCTCCTCCCCATCTCAATTGATTCAGCCGAGGAATTCAGTAGATCCAGCTGCACGGGTGGCACCACCAAAAGTCATCTCTTCCCCTTCTCAATTGATTCAGCCGAGGAATTCAGTAGATCCAGCTGCGCGGGTGGCACCACCAAAAGTCATATCTTCCCCTTCTCAATTGATTCAGCCTAGTAATTCAGTAGATCCAGCTGCGCGGGTGGCACCACCAAAAGTCATCTCTTCCCCTTCTCAATTGATTCAGCCGAGGAATTCAGTAGATCCAAGTGCGCTGGTGGCACCACCAAAAGCTATATCTTCCCCTTCTCAATCGATTCAGCCTAGTAATTCAGTAGATCCAGCTGTCAAGAATTTGATCAGCGAAAGAGACTGCCGGAATCAGTCTCTGGTCGGCTTGGCTCGGGCAGGATCTCATAAAGAATCACTGGCAAAGCAACCTGGAGCATCTAGGAATTTGACCACACCTTCCTCACCTTCTCTCCCAGTTCCTGAAAGGAATTTAGTAGATCCGTCCAGCAGGCTGTCTAAGCTGGATCAGCAGAAAAAGCTACTGGGATCACTCTCTGGATCGGATCAACTGAAAAGGTCACCAGCATCACTGCCCGGGTTGGATCTACCAAAAAAGCCACCTGAATCGCCGAACACGGCAGGTAGGCAGAAGAGTCCGCTTCCTACCTATGAAATTCCTGAGAAGTTCGAGGATCTGATAAAGAAGGACAAGGTACCTGCAGTTCTGAGGAAGCCGTTATCTCCATCAACTTACAAGGACTATTTTGCTGCTTTGCTCTATTCTGAGGACTACCACCTTGag AAATGGAGTAATTTCCTCCTCAAAGAAGTCAATCTAAAGTTGCATGAAGAGTCGATGTCTAACAAATCACGGAAGAGCAGCAAAACAGTCTACCGCATAGAGCAGAGTGATGAAAATGAGAGAGTTCAGAAGGAAAAGAAGGTTTATGTAGCCTTTGAGATAGATTCCATTCCTGAGAGGCGACCCTATCTTCTATCAAGGGACTTTGTCTTTGTACAACCTTCTGGCAAGAATGTTAAACCCTTCAAG GGTATTATCTCACGGGTGATGAAGAGCAAGATTGTGTTAGTGGAATTTGGACGCGATTTTCATTCGCAATATTCATCAACACACACATATGATGTCAGCTTCTCCTTCAACAGGGTCTGCTTAAAGCGTTTCCACCAAGCAATCGAAGCTGCTGTAGATCCTTCATTTGGGAACTTCCTCTTCCCCGATCTTTTCCCTAGATGCAGACATATCCCACCAACTCCCCAAAATTTTACATTCCGAAATCTTGATTTAGAACAGATGTCAGCCCTACGCCATATACTAAATTTCAGTGGTCCACCTTATCTTGTCATTGAGAAATCATGGTGCAGGCGGAGAACCAGTTCATCGGATTCCTCCGAAGAGACCGAAGAGACAAGAACTGAACAAGTTATACGTGAAGCAATTCTCCATATTTACAGAAGTTCTCAAGACACCCGAATTCTCATAACCGCTCCTACAAACAGCACCTGTGACTTGGTGATGAAAGGCTTGCAGAAAGTGATCCCGGACATGGAAATGTTTCGAGCTAATGCAGCCTTTCGAGGGTTAGAGGATGTGCTGGATGACATCCTCCCTTCAACCTTCTATGAAGGGGAGTGCTTCATATGTCCTCCACTCCAAGATCTTTGTAAATTTAAGGTGATCACATCGACTTTCGTAAGTAGTTTCAGGCTTCGTAATGCAGGAATCAATGCGGGCCATTTCACTCATATATTCATGATCGACGCTTCTTTTGCCACGGAGCCTGAAACGATGATCACTCTTGCGAATCTGGCCAATGAATCGACAGCTGTAGTGGTCACCGGTTCTCCAACAGTTCATCCAGGTTGGATACGTTCAGATATAGCTCAGAGACATGGATTGAAAAGATCATATTTGGAGAGGCTTCTACAGAGCAAGCCATATTCGAGCTGTGATCCCATGTTCGTTGCACATCTGTGA